Proteins encoded in a region of the Oncorhynchus clarkii lewisi isolate Uvic-CL-2024 chromosome 18, UVic_Ocla_1.0, whole genome shotgun sequence genome:
- the LOC139372261 gene encoding probable ribonuclease ZC3H12C, which translates to MSIQLAVDWFLERGHRDITVFVPSWKKEQSRPDALITGYFASSGEGQDLGVHSVLSGPGSPGDDRFIVKLAYKSNGIIVSNDNYRDLACEKPEWKKLIDERLLMYSVCQRQVRKE; encoded by the exons ATGAG CATCCAGCTGGCTGTTGATTGGTTCCTGGAGCGAGGTCACCGTGACATCACTGTATTTGTGCCGTCCTGGAAGAAAGAGCAGTCTCGCCCTGATGCCCTCatcacag GATACTTTGCGTCGTCTGGAGAAGGACAAGATCTTGGTGTTCACTCCGTCTTGTCGGGTCCAGGGTCGCCGGGTGACGACCGTTTCATCGTCAAGCTGGCCTACAAGTCCAACGGCATCATCGTCTCTAACGACAACTACCGCGACCTGGCCTGTGAGAAGCCAGAGTGGAAGAAGTTAATTGACGAGCGGCTGCTCATGTACTCAGTTTGTCAACGACAAGTAAGGAAGGAGTGA
- the LOC139373148 gene encoding radixin-like: MPKPINVRVTTMDAELEFAIQPNTTGKQLFDQVVKTVGLREVWFFGLQYVDSKGYSTWLKLNKKVTAQDVKKENPLQFKFRAKFFPEDVSEELIQEITQRLFFLQVKEAILNDENYCPPETAVLLASYSVQAKYADYNKDSHKPGYLTNDRLLPQRVLEQHKLTKEQWEDRIQTWHEEHRGMLREDTMMEYLKIAQDLEMYGVNYFEIKNKKGTELWLGVDALGLNIYEHEDKLTPKIGFPWSEIRNISFNDKKFVIKPIDKKAPDFVFYAPRLRINKRILALCMGNHELYMRRRKPDTIEVQQMKAQAREEKHHKQQERAQLENEKKKREHAEKEKERIEREKDELMERLRLIEDQTMRAQKELEEQTRRALELEQERKRAREEAERLERERQAAEEAKAELARQAADQMKNQEQLAAELGEFTAKIALLEEAKRKKDEEATEWQQKAISAQDDLEKTKEELKTVMTISSTPAGGSTESEHEEQDENHAEDAAELSLEGVSALDLRSEEERVTEAQKNERLKKQLQVLSSELAEAIDDTMKTQNDMLHAENVKAGRDKYKTLRQIRLGNTKQRIDEFESM, translated from the exons aTGCCGAAACCG ATTAATGTGCGGGTCACCACCATGGATGCAGAGCTGGAGTTTGCCATTCAGCCCAACACCACTGGCAAACAGCTCTTTGACCAG GTGGTGAAGACGGTGGGGCTTCGAGAGGTCTGGTTCTTCGGACTGCAGTACGTGGACAGCAAGGGTTACAGCACGTGGCTGAAGCTTAATAAAAAa GTGACAGCCCAGGATGTAAAGAAGGAGAACCCTCTGCAGTTTAAGTTCCGGGCCAAGTTCTTCCCCGAGGACGTGTCTGAGGAGCTGATCCAGGAGATCACACAGAGACTCTTCTTCCTGCAG GTAAAGGAGGCCATTTTGAACGATGAGAACTACTGTCCCCCGGAGACTGCCGTGCTGCTGGCATCCTACTCTGTCCAGGCCAAGTACGCCGACTACAACAAAGACAGCCACAAGCCTGGCTACCTCACCAATGACAGACTGCTGCCACAGAG AGTCCTGGAGCAGCACAAGCTCACCAAGGAGCAGTGGGAGGACCGGATACAGACCTGGCATGAGGAGCACCGAGGCATGCTCAG AGAGGACACAATGATGGAGTACCTGAAGATAGCTCAGGACCTGGAGATGTACGGAGTCAACTACTTTGAGATCAAGAACAAGAAGGGGACAGAGCTGTGGCTGGGAGTGGACGCCCTGGGACTCAACATCTACGAACACGAAGACAA ACTGACACCAAAGATTGGCTTCCCTTGGAGCGAGATCCGAAACATCTCCTTCAATGACAAGAAGTTTGTCATCAAACCCATCGACAAGAAAGCTCCA GACTTTGTGTTCTACGCGCCGCGGTTGCGGATCAACAAGCGGATCCTGGCTCTGTGTATGGGGAACCACGAGCTGTACATGAGGAGGAGGAAGCCTGACACCATCGAGGTGCAGCAGATGAAGGCCCAGGCCAGAGAGGAGAAACACCACAAACAGCAGGAGAG AGCCCAGCTGGAGAACGAGAAGAAGAAACGAGAGCacgcagagaaagagaaggagagaatagaGCGAGAGAAGGATGAACTGATGGAGAGACTGAGGCTGATCGAGGACCAGACGATGAGGGCCCAGAAAG AGTTGGAGGAGCAGACACGTAGGGCCCTGGAGCTGgagcaggagaggaagagagccAGGGAGGAGGcggagaggctggagagggagagacaggcagCGGAGGAGGCCAAGGCGGAGCTGGCCAGGCAGGCCGCTGACCAGATGAAGAACCAGGAACAACTGGCCGCTGAGCTGGGCGAGTTCACTGCCAAAATAGCCCTGCTGGAGGAAGCCAAGAGAAAAAAGGATGAGGAGGCCACTGAATGGCAGCAGAAG GCCATCTCAGCCCAGGACGACCTGGAGAAGACCAAGGAGGAGCTGAAGACGGTGATGACGATCTCGTCGACGCCAGCGGGCGGCTCCACTGAGAGCGAGCACGAGGAGCAGGATGAGAACCACGCAGAGGACGCCGCCGAGCTCTCTCTGGAGGGCGTGAGCGCCCTGGACCTGCGCAGCGAGGAGGAGCGCGTCACTGAGGCCCAGAAGAACGAGCGCCTCAAGAAACAGCTGCAG GTGTTGAGCTCAGAGCTGGCTGAAGCCATAGACGATACCATGAAGACCCAGAATGACATGCTTCACGCGGAGAACGTGAAGGCCGGGAGAGACAAGTACAAGACCCTACGTCAGATCCGCCTGGGCAACACCAAGCAGCGCATCGACGAGTTTGAGTCCATGTGA